A genome region from candidate division KSB1 bacterium includes the following:
- a CDS encoding DNA photolyase: protein MTQTAKKFTPKRIFIEKSVAETEFTRRILDQFKVAHKHINDANALLTRSAISRRPHLWKKSLLLARQRGPFMRLCPGTQKHICCLYHNLDVAAGCNLGCTYCFLQGYLNTPLITLYANLNDMYTELEDKIAKNPKRFFRVGTGELSDSLTFDDFTCLSRELVEWFSEKSNAIIELKSKNTHIENVLDLKHNGRSVISWSMNSQAMANSEESSATSRNERLRAAKAVQDAGYRIGFHFDPMIHHSDWQTGYRETVDKIFKVIKPETIAWISLGALRYPAGFDSVIRKNHPESRIVLGELVPGLDQKLRYFKKIRIDMFKHMYSWIKSCSPDVFVYLCMEREEIWRRAFGWSPRNSAELKTLLDARVKP from the coding sequence ATGACCCAAACTGCAAAAAAATTCACCCCTAAACGCATTTTCATTGAAAAGAGCGTTGCCGAGACTGAATTCACCCGGCGGATTTTAGACCAGTTCAAGGTTGCTCACAAACACATCAATGATGCCAATGCCCTGTTGACCCGCAGTGCAATCTCGCGTCGACCGCATCTCTGGAAAAAAAGCTTGCTTTTGGCGCGTCAGCGCGGACCGTTCATGCGCCTCTGCCCGGGCACTCAAAAGCATATTTGCTGTTTGTATCACAATCTGGATGTTGCGGCAGGCTGCAATCTTGGCTGCACCTATTGTTTTCTGCAGGGATATCTGAACACACCGCTCATCACCCTGTACGCCAATCTAAATGACATGTATACAGAGCTTGAAGACAAAATCGCAAAAAATCCGAAACGATTTTTCAGAGTGGGTACCGGCGAACTGAGCGACAGTTTAACATTCGACGATTTTACCTGCCTGTCCCGGGAGCTGGTGGAGTGGTTTTCCGAAAAGTCCAATGCCATCATCGAACTGAAAAGTAAAAACACCCATATCGAAAATGTACTGGATTTAAAACATAACGGCCGCAGTGTGATTTCCTGGTCCATGAATTCTCAGGCCATGGCAAACAGCGAAGAATCTTCAGCCACCTCGCGAAATGAACGCCTTCGAGCGGCAAAAGCGGTGCAGGATGCCGGATATCGTATCGGATTTCATTTCGATCCGATGATCCATCATTCCGACTGGCAGACCGGCTATCGGGAAACCGTGGACAAAATCTTCAAAGTCATAAAACCCGAAACCATTGCCTGGATCAGCCTGGGCGCGCTACGTTATCCGGCCGGATTTGATTCTGTCATCCGTAAAAACCATCCGGAATCACGTATTGTACTGGGGGAACTGGTCCCCGGCCTTGATCAGAAACTGCGGTACTTTAAAAAAATCCGTATCGACATGTTCAAACACATGTATTCCTGGATCAAATCTTGTTCACCGGATGTCTTTGTTTATTTATGCATGGAGCGGGAGGAAATCTGGCGGCGGGCATTCGGCTGGTCGCCCCGGAACAGCGCCGAGTTGAAAACGTTACTCGATGCCCGGGTCAAGCCTTAG
- the gltA gene encoding NADPH-dependent glutamate synthase produces MKNKERLLIDPVKMPEQEPETRIHNQKEVPLGFSLDQAKREALRCLQCKNPKCVEDCPVNIDIPRFIGQIAEGDITAAVRTVKEKNVFPSICGRVCPQEEQCQSRCTVGKIHKDVDKSVGIGRLERFVADWDRAHYTENTVRVETKTGKKAAVVGSGPAGLTVAGDLAKKGHSVTVYEALHKPGGVLIYGIPEFRLPKAIVQQEVENLEKLGVQFRYNAIIGNTFTLQELRDEYDTVFIGTGAGLPRFLNVPGENLLGVYSANEYLTRANLMRAYDFPNSDTPILRDERVVIVGGGNVAMDAARTARRLGAEHSMIVYRRSLDELPARKEEVHHAKEEGIEFHLLRNPVEIFGDEQGWVTGIQVIKMQLGEPDESGRRRPIPIPDSEYKIDCGIVIVAIGNRPNPLLLKETPELQVRDKGTLQITPETGETSIPGVFSGGDIVQGAATVILAMGDGRKAAEAMHRYMTGEQE; encoded by the coding sequence ATGAAGAATAAAGAACGACTTTTAATTGATCCGGTAAAAATGCCGGAACAGGAGCCGGAAACCCGAATTCATAATCAAAAAGAAGTGCCCCTCGGGTTCTCGCTGGACCAGGCGAAACGAGAAGCGCTGCGCTGCCTGCAGTGTAAAAATCCAAAATGCGTAGAAGACTGCCCGGTGAATATTGATATTCCCCGCTTTATCGGCCAGATTGCTGAAGGTGATATCACGGCCGCCGTCAGGACCGTTAAGGAGAAAAATGTGTTTCCCTCCATATGCGGACGCGTTTGTCCGCAGGAAGAACAATGTCAAAGCCGGTGTACGGTGGGAAAAATTCACAAAGATGTTGACAAATCCGTTGGTATTGGCCGCCTGGAACGCTTTGTCGCAGACTGGGACCGGGCGCATTATACAGAAAATACGGTGAGGGTTGAAACCAAAACCGGCAAAAAAGCCGCTGTTGTCGGCAGCGGGCCTGCCGGATTGACTGTGGCGGGAGACCTGGCAAAAAAAGGACATTCCGTGACCGTGTACGAGGCCCTGCACAAACCCGGAGGTGTATTGATTTACGGCATTCCGGAATTTCGTCTGCCCAAAGCGATTGTTCAGCAGGAAGTTGAAAATCTTGAAAAACTGGGCGTTCAATTCAGATATAATGCCATTATCGGCAACACCTTTACCCTGCAGGAACTCCGGGATGAATATGATACGGTGTTTATCGGTACCGGAGCGGGGTTGCCCCGGTTTCTGAATGTGCCCGGAGAAAACCTGCTCGGTGTTTATTCAGCCAACGAATATTTGACGCGCGCCAATCTGATGCGTGCTTATGATTTCCCGAACAGTGACACCCCGATTTTGCGCGATGAACGCGTCGTGATTGTCGGAGGCGGAAATGTGGCCATGGATGCTGCCCGTACCGCCCGGCGTCTGGGCGCAGAGCATTCCATGATCGTGTACAGACGCTCTCTGGATGAGCTGCCTGCACGAAAAGAGGAAGTGCATCATGCCAAAGAAGAAGGTATTGAATTTCATCTGCTTCGCAATCCGGTGGAAATTTTTGGCGATGAACAGGGCTGGGTGACCGGTATTCAGGTGATCAAAATGCAGTTGGGTGAACCTGATGAATCCGGCAGGCGACGACCGATTCCGATCCCGGATTCGGAGTACAAAATCGACTGCGGTATTGTGATTGTAGCCATCGGCAATCGCCCCAATCCTTTGCTGCTGAAGGAAACTCCCGAACTCCAGGTCCGGGATAAAGGAACGCTGCAAATCACTCCCGAAACCGGAGAAACGTCAATACCGGGTGTGTTTTCCGGCGGTGATATCGTGCAGGGCGCGGCGACGGTCATTCTGGCTATGGGAGACGGCCGCAAGGCTGCCGAGGCCATGCACCGTTATATGACCGGAGAACAGGAATAA
- a CDS encoding sulfide/dihydroorotate dehydrogenase-like FAD/NAD-binding protein, with amino-acid sequence MSLYEIVEKTCLAPRVYQWFVQAPAIADKHRPGQFVIIQTTENSERIPLTIVESRKEQGLIRIIFQKVGKSTSDMAALQPGDSLFAVAGPLGTPTHLDMFGSVVCIGGGIGAAPLLPIARGLKERGNQITGILGARSKELLILEPEMRELSKKLYITTDDGSAGEKGFVTDVLKQIIESGQHIDQVVTIGPPVMMKMTAETTRAHAISTVASLNTIMVDGTGMCGGCRIHVNDETKFVCVDGPEFDAHQVDWDEMLKRQNIYRDHECRLFRNQTDETL; translated from the coding sequence ATGTCACTATATGAAATTGTAGAAAAAACATGTCTGGCCCCCCGGGTCTATCAGTGGTTTGTTCAAGCGCCTGCCATAGCTGATAAACACCGGCCCGGACAATTTGTTATTATTCAAACAACAGAAAATTCCGAACGCATTCCATTAACGATTGTGGAAAGCCGCAAGGAACAAGGATTGATCCGGATTATTTTTCAAAAAGTGGGCAAGAGCACATCAGATATGGCTGCGTTGCAGCCCGGGGATTCGTTATTCGCGGTTGCCGGCCCCCTGGGAACGCCCACCCATCTCGATATGTTTGGCTCTGTTGTCTGTATTGGCGGAGGAATCGGCGCGGCTCCGTTGCTGCCGATTGCGCGCGGATTAAAGGAAAGAGGCAATCAAATTACCGGTATTTTGGGCGCGCGTTCCAAAGAGCTTTTGATTTTGGAACCGGAAATGCGGGAATTGAGTAAAAAGCTGTACATTACCACTGACGACGGCAGTGCGGGTGAGAAAGGTTTTGTGACCGATGTGCTCAAACAGATCATCGAGTCCGGTCAGCACATTGATCAGGTGGTGACAATTGGTCCACCCGTTATGATGAAAATGACAGCTGAAACCACCCGGGCGCATGCCATATCTACGGTTGCGAGCCTGAATACCATCATGGTGGACGGCACCGGGATGTGCGGCGGATGCCGGATACATGTGAATGATGAGACTAAATTTGTCTGTGTGGATGGGCCTGAATTTGATGCGCACCAGGTGGACTGGGATGAAATGCTCAAGCGTCAAAATATTTACCGGGATCATGAATGCAGACTGTTCAGAAATCAAACTGATGAAACACTATGA
- the ligA gene encoding NAD-dependent DNA ligase LigA: MSSDKERIQELRKQLYYHNYRYYVLDDPEISDSEYDRLMRELETLEKKHPDWVTPDSPTQRVGGQPLKAFDPVEHTLPMLSLDNSMNEDEIREFTERVQRNLAKSDIEYVCEPKLDGLAVELVYENGSLTTASTRGDGTTGENITQNVRTINSVPLRLLENEHAVPSRLEVRGEVILYLEDFEKLNKQREKNGESAFANPRNAAAGSLRQLDPSVTASRPLDIFCYGAGQVNGIEFDTQMNFLQTLKSMGLKINPYIRLCNGIQDIKDYHAEIMKKRDDLPYEIDGIVVKVNDTALQEQLGVKTKSPRWAMAYKFPARQETTQIKDIIVQVGRTGALTPVAVMQPVNIGGVEVSRASLHNQDEIDRKDVRIGDRVIVQRAGDVIPEVVKVIKSKRTGDETPFKLPDTCPVCGSKAVRIEGEAAKRCINLSCPAQVKERIYHFASKAAMDIDGLGDKIVDQLVDRNLVSDAADLYDLSRKDLESLDRLAEKSAENLYNAIQDSKNRPLNRVLYALGIRFVGEHVARAAG, encoded by the coding sequence ATGTCAAGTGACAAAGAACGTATACAAGAATTACGGAAACAACTTTATTATCACAACTATCGATATTATGTCCTGGATGACCCCGAGATTTCCGATTCCGAATATGACCGATTGATGCGCGAACTCGAAACGCTTGAAAAAAAACATCCGGATTGGGTCACGCCGGACTCTCCGACCCAGCGCGTTGGCGGACAGCCTCTAAAAGCCTTTGACCCGGTGGAACACACACTTCCCATGCTGAGTCTTGACAATTCCATGAATGAAGACGAAATCCGCGAATTCACAGAGCGCGTGCAGCGAAATCTGGCAAAGTCGGATATCGAATATGTGTGTGAACCCAAACTGGACGGTCTGGCCGTAGAACTGGTGTATGAGAACGGCAGTCTGACCACCGCTTCCACGCGCGGGGACGGCACAACCGGCGAAAATATCACACAAAATGTGCGCACAATCAACAGCGTGCCCCTGCGTCTGCTGGAGAATGAACATGCCGTTCCCTCCCGACTGGAAGTGCGCGGCGAAGTCATTCTATACCTTGAGGATTTTGAAAAACTGAACAAACAGCGCGAAAAAAACGGAGAATCCGCTTTTGCCAATCCCCGCAACGCGGCTGCCGGTTCCCTGAGACAGCTGGACCCGTCCGTCACCGCCTCGCGTCCCCTGGATATTTTTTGTTACGGCGCCGGGCAGGTGAACGGCATAGAGTTTGACACCCAGATGAACTTTTTACAGACCCTCAAATCCATGGGACTCAAAATTAATCCTTATATTCGTCTGTGTAACGGTATTCAGGATATCAAGGATTATCACGCGGAAATAATGAAAAAGCGTGATGATCTGCCTTATGAAATTGACGGCATCGTGGTCAAAGTCAATGACACAGCTTTGCAGGAACAACTGGGCGTAAAAACAAAAAGTCCACGCTGGGCCATGGCTTATAAATTTCCGGCACGCCAGGAAACCACTCAAATCAAAGACATTATCGTACAAGTGGGGCGCACCGGCGCATTGACACCGGTTGCCGTGATGCAGCCTGTAAATATCGGCGGGGTTGAAGTTTCACGCGCCAGCCTGCACAACCAGGATGAAATCGACCGCAAGGATGTGCGAATCGGCGACCGGGTGATTGTGCAGCGCGCCGGAGATGTGATTCCCGAAGTGGTCAAGGTCATCAAATCAAAGCGAACCGGTGATGAAACGCCGTTCAAATTGCCGGATACATGTCCGGTCTGCGGCAGCAAAGCCGTGCGTATCGAGGGAGAAGCCGCCAAACGTTGTATTAACCTCTCCTGTCCCGCCCAGGTCAAGGAACGCATCTACCACTTTGCGTCCAAAGCTGCCATGGATATTGACGGACTCGGCGACAAGATTGTAGATCAACTGGTGGATCGAAATCTGGTGTCTGATGCAGCGGACCTGTATGATTTGAGCCGAAAAGACCTGGAATCTCTGGATCGGCTGGCGGAAAAATCGGCTGAAAACCTCTACAACGCCATTCAGGACAGTAAAAACCGTCCGCTGAACCGGGTTTTGTATGCACTGGGAATCCGTTTTGTCGGGGAACATGTGGCGCGTGCGGCTGGTTAA
- a CDS encoding BRCT domain-containing protein, giving the protein MSGNMWRVRLVKEFKSMRKLSKASKDELMDIHEIGPQVAESVVDFFNADQNLRTVERLKSAGIPMQIKESETQENRLKGCTIVFTGSLETLSRKQAKETTERLGGRATGSVSSNTDYVVVGENPGFKSDKAKELGVTIISEQEFRDMAGLESNG; this is encoded by the coding sequence TTGTCGGGGAACATGTGGCGCGTGCGGCTGGTTAAAGAATTCAAATCCATGCGCAAACTGTCAAAGGCTTCAAAAGATGAGCTGATGGATATACATGAAATCGGTCCGCAGGTTGCAGAAAGTGTTGTAGATTTCTTTAATGCAGATCAAAACCTGCGTACCGTTGAGCGGTTGAAATCGGCCGGGATCCCGATGCAGATTAAAGAGAGTGAAACACAGGAAAACCGTCTTAAAGGATGCACTATTGTGTTCACCGGATCACTTGAGACCCTGTCCCGCAAACAAGCCAAAGAAACCACGGAACGTCTCGGAGGACGCGCCACCGGCTCTGTCAGCAGCAATACCGATTATGTGGTGGTCGGCGAGAATCCCGGATTTAAATCTGACAAGGCAAAGGAATTGGGCGTTACAATTATCAGTGAACAGGAATTTCGCGACATGGCCGGATTGGAATCGAATGGGTAG
- a CDS encoding M48 family metallopeptidase, with protein sequence MNRPDILHFSLPGGNIFISRGLIELTETDCELAAVIAHEAVHSSHRHSVQQVADKYAYALAAQKIVGDNPEIIKTVLESLFTRDTILDYGKKLEFSADERALLYMQQAGYDPDGLMRLLTKIDELYDSREFLMKHLHRTHQLPGKRLKKLPEARGPLPQPSTGYSLMRRMLERIPE encoded by the coding sequence ATGAACCGACCGGATATCCTGCATTTTTCGCTGCCCGGCGGTAATATCTTCATCAGCCGCGGATTGATCGAGTTGACGGAAACCGATTGTGAACTGGCTGCAGTCATTGCGCACGAGGCGGTGCACAGTTCGCATCGTCACAGCGTGCAGCAGGTTGCCGACAAATACGCCTATGCTCTGGCTGCTCAGAAAATCGTTGGCGATAATCCTGAAATCATCAAGACCGTCCTGGAATCGCTGTTTACCCGCGACACGATCCTCGATTATGGAAAAAAACTGGAATTCAGTGCAGATGAGCGCGCGCTGCTTTATATGCAGCAGGCCGGCTATGATCCGGACGGTTTGATGCGGCTTTTAACCAAAATAGACGAACTCTATGATTCGCGCGAATTTTTGATGAAGCATCTACACCGCACGCATCAACTCCCCGGAAAACGGTTAAAGAAACTGCCGGAAGCGCGCGGCCCGCTGCCTCAACCTTCTACCGGCTACAGCCTGATGCGACGGATGCTGGAACGCATCCCTGAATGA
- a CDS encoding threonine synthase: MFACQTCGKSFSPARPRWRCDCGGMLDWTSETKLHPEVWAGQYPDMWRYQESLPVIHSAHIVSLGEGFTPLTEMTLDSSQITIKQDYLFPTGSFKDRGASVLVSKMKEWGITHCVEDSSGNAGSAIAAYCARAGIRCDIYVPASASPAKLEQIKAYGAQLVAVNGSREDTACAAFKAAESSFYASHVWHPLFMQGTKTAAFECWEQLDGTAPDIVILPVGNGSLLLGVALGFRELKKTGAINRLPRLIAVQAEQVSPVFAAFHQTGGQICNRTCASGIAVAHPRRLQQIVRELRECSGMVIKVDENAILDAKHFAARQGIYVELSAAAALAGARQVEHMLSADETAILFLTGHGLK; the protein is encoded by the coding sequence ATGTTTGCTTGTCAAACCTGCGGTAAATCTTTTTCACCGGCTAGGCCGCGCTGGCGCTGTGACTGCGGTGGAATGCTCGATTGGACATCCGAAACAAAACTGCATCCGGAGGTCTGGGCCGGTCAATATCCGGATATGTGGCGTTATCAGGAGAGTTTACCGGTAATACATTCGGCCCATATTGTCAGTCTGGGAGAAGGGTTTACACCGCTGACCGAAATGACCCTTGATTCCAGTCAGATTACTATCAAACAGGATTATTTATTCCCCACCGGTTCATTTAAAGACCGGGGCGCCTCGGTTCTGGTGAGCAAAATGAAAGAGTGGGGGATCACGCATTGCGTGGAAGACAGTTCCGGCAATGCCGGCAGCGCCATAGCCGCTTATTGCGCACGGGCGGGTATTCGATGCGATATTTATGTGCCGGCGTCTGCTTCGCCTGCCAAACTTGAACAAATCAAAGCATACGGCGCGCAGTTGGTTGCCGTTAACGGGTCCAGAGAGGACACGGCGTGTGCGGCATTCAAAGCCGCAGAATCCTCGTTTTACGCCAGTCACGTCTGGCATCCGCTGTTCATGCAGGGCACCAAAACTGCCGCTTTTGAATGCTGGGAGCAGCTGGACGGGACAGCGCCGGATATCGTGATATTGCCGGTCGGTAACGGCTCTTTGCTGCTTGGCGTCGCTTTGGGATTCCGGGAATTGAAAAAAACGGGGGCAATTAACCGGCTTCCACGATTGATTGCTGTGCAGGCTGAACAGGTTTCGCCTGTTTTTGCAGCGTTTCATCAAACAGGGGGACAGATTTGCAACAGGACATGTGCATCCGGAATCGCTGTGGCACACCCAAGACGGCTGCAGCAAATCGTAAGAGAACTCCGGGAATGCTCCGGCATGGTCATCAAAGTCGATGAAAACGCAATTTTGGACGCGAAACACTTTGCAGCACGGCAGGGCATCTATGTTGAGCTATCAGCCGCTGCGGCTCTCGCAGGCGCTCGGCAGGTGGAGCACATGCTCTCTGCTGATGAAACCGCAATCCTGTTTCTGACCGGACACGGCTTGAAATAA
- a CDS encoding enoyl-ACP reductase yields the protein MSYHLLKGKTGLIFGPLNENSIAWQVAEQVYQEGGNFVISNTKVAVERGDVGTLAQQCGNAPVIAADATKTQDLKQLYKEYSTHFDGIDFILHSIGMSPNVRKDREYTDLNYEWFHKTLDISALSLHRIITGALPLLNENASIVALTYIGAQRIFSSYGDMSDAKALLETIARNYGAHLGEKGVRVNTVSQSPTPTTAGGGIKGFDTMYEFADRLAPLGNASAKECAEYVITLFSDLTRKVTLQNLYHDGGFSSMGMSEELFNGIRESM from the coding sequence ATGTCATACCATCTATTAAAAGGCAAAACAGGACTCATATTCGGCCCCTTAAACGAAAATTCGATTGCCTGGCAGGTGGCTGAACAGGTGTATCAGGAGGGCGGCAACTTTGTCATTTCCAATACCAAAGTTGCCGTGGAGCGCGGAGACGTTGGCACACTGGCACAGCAATGCGGCAATGCGCCCGTCATTGCCGCGGACGCCACGAAAACCCAAGATTTAAAACAGTTGTACAAAGAATACAGCACCCATTTTGACGGCATTGATTTTATCCTGCACTCCATCGGCATGTCGCCGAATGTGCGAAAAGACCGCGAATACACCGATCTCAACTATGAGTGGTTCCACAAAACTCTGGACATCTCGGCTCTGTCCCTGCACCGCATCATCACCGGCGCTTTGCCGCTGCTGAATGAAAACGCCAGCATCGTGGCGTTGACCTACATCGGCGCACAACGCATATTCAGTTCCTACGGCGATATGAGCGACGCCAAAGCGCTGCTGGAAACCATTGCCCGTAACTATGGAGCACATTTGGGAGAAAAAGGCGTCCGCGTCAATACGGTGTCTCAGAGTCCCACCCCCACCACCGCCGGCGGCGGCATCAAGGGGTTTGATACCATGTATGAATTCGCCGACCGATTGGCGCCGCTGGGCAACGCCTCTGCCAAAGAATGCGCCGAGTATGTAATCACTCTGTTCTCGGATCTCACACGCAAAGTCACCCTGCAGAACCTGTATCACGACGGCGGTTTCAGCTCCATGGGCATGAGCGAAGAGCTGTTCAATGGGATACGGGAATCTATGTAA
- a CDS encoding ribose-5-phosphate isomerase, which translates to MTQKIALGSDHAGFQLKQVVKEHLQNRGYEIVDFGTDSSESVDYPDFCRPAAESVADGDCDLGLVFGGSGNGEAIVANKVRGVRCAVCRDEESARLAKEHNNANVIALGGRMVSLEEGIRIVDAWLDAEFQGGRHQRRIDKIEKE; encoded by the coding sequence ATGACTCAAAAAATTGCCCTCGGTTCGGATCATGCCGGGTTTCAACTCAAACAGGTCGTAAAGGAGCACCTGCAGAACCGGGGATACGAGATTGTGGATTTTGGCACAGACAGCAGCGAGTCTGTGGATTACCCGGATTTTTGCCGTCCCGCTGCCGAAAGTGTGGCTGACGGTGACTGCGATCTGGGACTGGTCTTCGGCGGCAGCGGCAACGGGGAAGCCATCGTGGCCAACAAGGTGCGCGGCGTGCGCTGCGCCGTGTGCCGGGATGAGGAAAGCGCGCGTCTGGCCAAAGAACACAACAACGCCAATGTGATCGCCCTGGGCGGACGCATGGTGTCGCTGGAGGAGGGTATCCGGATCGTGGATGCCTGGCTGGATGCCGAGTTCCAGGGCGGCCGGCATCAGCGGCGCATTGATAAAATTGAAAAAGAATAA
- a CDS encoding glycosyltransferase family 39 protein codes for MRWINPDEGAHLMDARLLLEGFLPIVDYGARQPVYVGLLAGLLKLFGNTLSAGRLLPVLSSMAGGAVLFMIGKRLYNPRAGLVAGTLYLFLPLTMVWSPVVKTEPLTIALTSLAVLFVLDSIRQPHRLSMLFIGGVFAGCAFYVRQPSLYIPIAAVLFFATAPGYKHRARLTRIIIFAGGFLRLSLLPSFYFTIAGMTVQEFMASQLNPLYLIWNRVPHLFNMLPDQYKVVDSSGFRVWSGCSLYTPGLAPGGFLFSVPPHQHRPVDKPQTF; via the coding sequence ATGCGCTGGATCAATCCGGATGAAGGCGCACATCTGATGGATGCCCGCCTGCTCCTTGAGGGTTTTTTACCCATCGTGGATTATGGGGCAAGGCAGCCTGTTTATGTGGGATTATTGGCGGGTTTGCTCAAACTGTTCGGCAACACACTCTCCGCGGGCCGATTGCTTCCGGTTTTATCATCAATGGCCGGAGGCGCTGTTCTTTTTATGATCGGAAAGCGTCTTTACAATCCACGCGCGGGCCTCGTCGCCGGTACGCTTTATCTGTTTCTCCCTCTGACGATGGTTTGGTCACCCGTGGTCAAAACAGAACCACTGACCATTGCTCTCACTTCTCTCGCCGTTCTGTTTGTCCTCGATTCCATACGCCAACCGCACCGGCTTTCCATGCTGTTTATCGGAGGTGTGTTTGCCGGATGCGCCTTTTATGTGCGTCAGCCTTCTCTCTACATCCCCATTGCCGCTGTTTTGTTTTTCGCAACCGCCCCGGGTTACAAGCACCGGGCGCGCCTCACCCGCATCATCATCTTTGCCGGTGGTTTTCTGCGGTTGTCACTGTTACCCTCTTTTTACTTTACTATAGCCGGCATGACCGTACAGGAATTTATGGCGTCTCAACTGAATCCTCTTTATCTGATCTGGAACCGGGTGCCGCATTTATTCAACATGCTGCCGGATCAGTACAAAGTTGTTGATTCAAGCGGATTCCGCGTCTGGTCAGGATGCAGCCTATACACTCCAGGCCTGGCGCCAGGCGGTTTTCTTTTCTCTGTTCCCCCTCACCAGCACCGCCCTGTGGATAAGCCGCAGACATTTTAG